In Deinococcota bacterium, the sequence CCTGGGTCTTCACGTCCTGGGCAGGCGCGAGGATGGTTACCACGAGCTCGACACGGTCTTCGCCCGCCTCGAGCTGCACGATACGGTTGAGTTGGAGGCTGGGGAGGAAGGCATCGGGCTCGAGGTCGGCGGCGCGGACTTGGCTGTGGGCCGCGACAACCTTGCCTACCGGGCGGCGGAACGTTATCTGGGGGCGGCGGGCCTGACGCGGGGCGTTCGCATCCGCTTGGCCAAGCGCATCCCCGTCGCGGCGGGCCTGGGCGGCGGTTCCTCGGACGCCGCGGCGGTCCTGCGCGGCCTCGCCAGGCTCTATCCAGGAGACCTCGACCTGCTGGAACTCGGCCGCGAGCTCGGGGCCGACGTGCCTTTTTTTGTCAAAGATTGGCCTGCCGCGAGAGCCCAAGGTATAGGGCAGAGGCTGAGCCCGCTCGAGCTCCCCTCCCTTCACCTCGTTCTGGTCAACCCAGGCGTACAGGTGAGCGCAAGGTCCGCCTACGGCTGGCTGGGCGACGATGGTGGCTATGATGGGCCGCTCGAGCCCGCTGCTCTCGTCGCTTCCCTCGAGACGAGAAAGCCTGGTTACCGCAACAGCCTGCAAAGGGTTGTCTTGGCGCAGCTGCCGGTTATCGGCGAGGTCTTGGGGGCGCTCGAGGACACCGACCTGCGCGGCCCGCTGATGTCGGGTTCGGGCGCGACCTGTTTCGGCCTGGCTAGCAGCGCCGAGCACGCCGAGCATGCCGCGGCCGACCTCCGCCAAGAGCATCCGGCTTGGTGGGCCTGTCCGACCTTCACGAGCTAGCATGCACTCTG encodes:
- a CDS encoding 4-(cytidine 5'-diphospho)-2-C-methyl-D-erythritol kinase, translated to MTLSLKAHAKVNLGLHVLGRREDGYHELDTVFARLELHDTVELEAGEEGIGLEVGGADLAVGRDNLAYRAAERYLGAAGLTRGVRIRLAKRIPVAAGLGGGSSDAAAVLRGLARLYPGDLDLLELGRELGADVPFFVKDWPAARAQGIGQRLSPLELPSLHLVLVNPGVQVSARSAYGWLGDDGGYDGPLEPAALVASLETRKPGYRNSLQRVVLAQLPVIGEVLGALEDTDLRGPLMSGSGATCFGLASSAEHAEHAAADLRQEHPAWWACPTFTS